DNA from Chitinophaga pendula:
ATCTGTACTACGATTTCTTTGATCTGTAGCCCTTCCATGAGTAGTTCTTTAGCATAACTCATACGCAATGACGCGTGATAAGCAGAGATGGTTGTCTGATATCGGCGTTTAAACAGCCTGTTCAGCCGATCTTGCTTTGATCCAGCTAACTTAGACAACTTTTCAAAGTTTAAGGGGAAGTTGATCTGGTCATGCAGAAAGTTCTTTACCACTTCAACAGTGTGTTCGTCATCTCGGGATAAATGTTTAGTCATGGTTTTAGCAATTTGGGGAATGCTTCCTATCGCTACACTTATAGCGTACAGGCGGATCAGAAGCAGAATAAATTAATGGATCGATAGATCTATTGCTACACACAAAGCAATAGCGTTGCGTCTGTTTAAAGATTTGTGTCCTTCATAGTTCGCATTTTACTATTGTTCAGGGCCAATCATGCTGAGAAAGAATGTATATTGATAAGCTGTATCCAGGGCTATTGGCTATGGTTGATAGCGGCTGTTAAGCGTCGCTTTCGATTGTCAAAGATATTCCTTTGAAATATATATAACAGAAATTGTAACCGTAAAAAGAGACATTTTTTAAAGTAGTCAAATCGTACTGGCAGTGCCACGGAATGTAATGGGATTCATGTTCTTGTACTTTTTGAATACACTGTTCGGCTGACATTTGTTCAGTAAATTGAACCCCTACATGGGTATCAGCAATTACATATCACTATGTAATAACCATTTTCCCTCAACAATAGTTTACAATACTACTGGTTGAATTTTTGAACTAAATACCGTGCACCTACTACTGACTAAAGCAGAAGGCCC
Protein-coding regions in this window:
- a CDS encoding helix-turn-helix transcriptional regulator yields the protein MTKHLSRDDEHTVEVVKNFLHDQINFPLNFEKLSKLAGSKQDRLNRLFKRRYQTTISAYHASLRMSYAKELLMEGLQIKEIVVQMHFLDHSHFNKAFKKAFGLAPRMLLNSIENEQN